A window of Raineyella sp. W15-4 contains these coding sequences:
- the disA gene encoding DNA integrity scanning diadenylate cyclase DisA, whose translation MTAEDQQGRTRRFRALTAPGTPLRNGLDRIVKGRTGGLVVLGLNREVEGLMTGGFHLDAPVTPQNLRELAKLDGAIVLSADLSRIVAAGVQLMPDPGYDTVETGTRHRTADRVSRQTGVPTVSVSASMQVISLFIDGERLSIPDPGAILGRADQGLRTLERYTNRLAEVTDHLSALEIRDQVTVRDVAVVLQRLEMVHRIQDELRDYVIELGTEGRLIDLQIRELESGLDNIAELLIEDYRDEPNGVAFDLTDLSGLSTTDLVDLTTIERAVGFGTTDLEAQLYPRGYRQLSRISSLPRAVAARLLDHFGSLQEIFAASLGDLQAVDGVGLRRARAIRDALAWMAESEFDELA comes from the coding sequence GTGACCGCGGAGGACCAGCAGGGCCGCACACGGCGGTTCCGGGCACTGACCGCCCCCGGGACCCCGCTGCGGAACGGACTCGATCGGATCGTCAAGGGTCGGACCGGGGGCCTCGTCGTGCTCGGCCTGAACCGCGAGGTCGAGGGGCTGATGACCGGCGGCTTCCACCTCGACGCACCCGTCACGCCGCAGAACCTGCGTGAACTGGCGAAGCTGGACGGCGCCATCGTGCTGAGCGCCGACCTGTCCCGGATCGTCGCGGCGGGGGTCCAGCTGATGCCCGATCCGGGGTACGACACGGTGGAGACCGGCACCCGGCACCGGACCGCGGACCGGGTGTCACGGCAGACCGGCGTGCCGACGGTCTCGGTGTCGGCCTCGATGCAGGTGATCAGCCTGTTCATCGACGGGGAACGGCTCAGCATCCCTGATCCCGGCGCGATCCTCGGCCGGGCGGACCAGGGGCTGCGTACGCTCGAGCGCTACACCAACCGGCTGGCCGAGGTCACCGACCATCTGTCCGCCCTCGAGATCCGCGACCAGGTGACCGTCCGCGACGTCGCCGTGGTGCTGCAGCGGCTGGAGATGGTCCACCGGATCCAGGACGAGTTGCGGGACTACGTGATCGAGCTCGGCACCGAGGGTCGGCTGATCGACCTGCAGATCCGGGAGCTGGAGTCCGGGCTGGACAACATCGCCGAGTTGCTCATCGAGGACTACCGAGACGAACCGAACGGGGTGGCCTTCGACCTGACCGATCTGTCCGGGCTGAGCACCACCGATCTGGTCGACCTGACGACGATCGAACGGGCGGTGGGGTTCGGCACCACCGACCTGGAGGCGCAGCTGTACCCGCGCGGCTACCGTCAGCTGTCCCGGATCAGTTCGTTGCCGCGGGCGGTGGCGGCCCGGTTGTTGGACCACTTCGGGTCACTGCAGGAGATCTTCGCCGCCTCGCTGGGCGATCTGCAGGCCGTCGACGGGGTCGGCCTGCGACGGGCCCGGGCGATCCGCGATGCGCTGGCCTGGATGGCCGAATCGGAGTTCGACGAACTCGCCTGA
- a CDS encoding A/G-specific adenine glycosylase, with amino-acid sequence MPADRVEMPTVHPPVPGPAVPEPEPTDEAPAAAQVVGRVLDWYAVHARDLPWRRPECSAWGVMVSEFMLQQTPVARVLGPWATWMDQWPTPAALAAAPAGEAIRMWGRLGYPRRALRLHRTAQAIVERHDGRVPGTEAELRALPGVGEYTAAAVAAFAHRRRTVVVDTNVRRLLARLVRGDAQAPAHPRAAERALAAEHVPDDPERAATWAVSSMELGALVCTARTPHCETCPVADLCAWHLAGHPEGTYAPRTQSYEGTDRQCRGALLAVLREAETPVPTIELRRAWPARRAADPDQFDRALAGLAGDGLVAALDAEHWTLPTG; translated from the coding sequence GTGCCAGCCGACCGCGTCGAGATGCCGACCGTCCACCCGCCCGTCCCGGGCCCCGCCGTCCCCGAACCGGAGCCAACGGACGAGGCTCCGGCAGCGGCGCAGGTCGTCGGGCGGGTCCTCGACTGGTACGCGGTCCACGCCCGGGACCTGCCGTGGCGTCGCCCGGAGTGCTCGGCCTGGGGCGTGATGGTGAGCGAGTTCATGTTGCAGCAGACGCCGGTGGCCCGAGTCCTCGGCCCCTGGGCGACCTGGATGGACCAGTGGCCGACGCCGGCCGCGCTGGCCGCCGCGCCCGCCGGCGAGGCGATCCGGATGTGGGGCCGGCTCGGCTATCCGCGTCGCGCCCTGCGGCTGCACCGTACGGCCCAGGCGATCGTCGAGCGGCACGACGGGCGGGTGCCAGGGACCGAGGCCGAGCTGCGGGCTCTCCCCGGGGTCGGCGAGTACACCGCGGCCGCCGTGGCGGCGTTCGCGCACCGCCGGCGGACCGTGGTGGTCGACACGAACGTCCGCCGGCTGCTGGCCCGCCTGGTCCGTGGCGACGCCCAGGCGCCGGCCCACCCGCGGGCGGCGGAGCGGGCCCTCGCCGCAGAGCACGTCCCGGACGACCCGGAGCGGGCGGCGACCTGGGCGGTGTCCTCGATGGAGCTGGGCGCGCTCGTCTGCACCGCCCGGACCCCGCACTGCGAGACCTGCCCGGTCGCCGACCTGTGCGCCTGGCATCTCGCCGGCCACCCCGAAGGGACGTACGCGCCCCGCACCCAGTCGTACGAGGGGACGGACCGGCAGTGCCGCGGCGCACTGCTCGCGGTGCTGCGGGAGGCCGAGACCCCGGTCCCGACCATCGAGCTGCGCAGGGCCTGGCCGGCGCGCCGGGCGGCCGACCCGGATCAGTTCGATCGCGCGCTGGCCGGTCTGGCCGGGGACGGCCTGGTCGCCGCGCTCGACGCCGAGCACTGGACCCTGCCGACCGGCTGA
- a CDS encoding ATP-dependent Clp protease ATP-binding subunit → MFERFTDRARRVVVLAQDEARALNHNYIGTEHLLLGLIHEGEGVAAKALEQLGISLEAVREKVVEIIGEGQQAPKGHIPFTPRAKKVLELSLREALQLNHSYIGTEHILLGLIREGEGVAAQVLVKLGADLNRVRSTVLQLLSGYQGREVGGAEAGEPQTAGVGAATPASSAELDKFGRNLTQLAREGKLDPVIGRDTEMERVMTVLSRRTKNNPVLIGEPGVGKTAVVEGLAQAVVRGDVPETLRDKQIYTLDLGSLVAGSRYRGDFEERLKKVLKEIKTRGDIVLFIDEIHTLVGAGAAEGAIDAASILKPMLARGELQTIGATTLDEYRKYIEKDAALERRFQPIQVPEPSIAETIDILKGLRDKYEAHHRITITDDALVAAATMSDRYVSDRFLPDKAIDLIDEAGARLRIKRMTAPPDLREFDERIAKVRVEKEAAIDQQDFERAASLRDDEKKLLTQRAAKEEAWKVGDATVTPQVDEEAVAEVLSSATGIPVFRLTEEESSRLLNMEAEIGKRYIGQTDAVRSLSRSIRRTRAGLKDPRRPSGSFIFAGPSGVGKTELTKALTEFLFGDEDALIQLDMSEYSEKHTASRLFGSPPGYVGYEEGGQLTEKVRRKPFSVVLFDEIEKAHPDIFNSLLQILDEGRLTDAQGRVVDFKNTIIVMTTNLGSRDINKSVSLGFSTGASDETSYEKMKAKVSEELKQHFRPEFLNRIDEVIVFHQLTLDNIKSIVDLMVAQVEERLRDKHMGIELTPAAKDLVAQRGFDPVLGARPLRRALQRDVEDPMAEKILFGDLKPGEVVLVDVAPEGSEDPFVFRGVPQSDVPDTPPVELEGSPEGHQPEGDQAAN, encoded by the coding sequence ATGTTCGAGCGCTTCACCGATCGAGCCCGACGAGTGGTCGTGCTCGCCCAAGACGAAGCACGCGCCCTGAACCACAACTACATCGGCACCGAGCACCTGCTGTTGGGCCTGATCCACGAGGGTGAGGGCGTCGCCGCCAAGGCCCTGGAACAGCTCGGCATCTCCCTGGAGGCGGTGCGCGAGAAGGTCGTCGAGATCATCGGTGAGGGGCAACAGGCGCCGAAGGGGCACATCCCCTTCACCCCGCGTGCCAAGAAGGTCCTGGAGTTGTCCCTGAGGGAGGCGCTCCAGCTCAACCATTCCTACATCGGCACCGAGCACATCCTGCTCGGCCTGATCCGTGAGGGGGAGGGCGTCGCCGCCCAGGTGCTGGTGAAGCTCGGCGCCGATCTCAACCGGGTCCGGTCGACGGTGCTCCAGCTGCTCTCCGGCTACCAGGGCCGCGAGGTCGGCGGCGCGGAGGCCGGCGAGCCGCAGACCGCCGGGGTGGGGGCCGCGACCCCCGCGTCCTCGGCGGAGCTCGACAAGTTCGGCCGCAACCTCACCCAGCTGGCCCGTGAGGGCAAGCTGGACCCGGTGATCGGGCGCGACACCGAGATGGAGCGGGTGATGACCGTGCTCTCTCGCCGGACCAAGAACAATCCGGTGCTGATCGGTGAGCCCGGCGTCGGCAAGACCGCGGTGGTCGAGGGCTTGGCCCAGGCCGTGGTCCGCGGTGACGTCCCGGAGACCCTGCGGGACAAGCAGATCTACACCCTCGACCTGGGCTCCCTGGTCGCCGGTTCCCGCTACCGCGGTGACTTCGAGGAGCGCCTGAAGAAGGTGCTCAAGGAGATCAAGACCCGTGGCGACATCGTGTTGTTCATCGACGAGATCCACACCCTGGTCGGTGCGGGTGCCGCCGAGGGGGCGATCGACGCCGCCAGCATCCTGAAGCCGATGCTGGCCCGCGGTGAGCTGCAGACGATCGGTGCCACCACCCTCGACGAGTACCGCAAGTACATCGAGAAGGACGCCGCGCTGGAGCGCCGGTTCCAGCCGATCCAGGTGCCGGAGCCGTCGATCGCCGAGACCATCGACATCCTCAAGGGCCTGCGGGACAAGTACGAGGCGCACCACCGGATCACCATCACCGACGACGCCCTGGTGGCGGCCGCGACGATGTCCGACCGCTATGTCTCCGACCGGTTCCTGCCGGACAAGGCGATCGACCTGATCGACGAGGCCGGCGCCCGGCTCCGGATCAAGCGGATGACGGCACCGCCGGACCTGCGTGAGTTCGACGAGCGGATCGCCAAGGTCCGGGTCGAGAAGGAAGCCGCGATCGACCAGCAGGACTTCGAGCGGGCCGCGTCGCTGCGCGACGACGAGAAGAAGCTGCTCACCCAGCGTGCCGCCAAGGAGGAGGCCTGGAAGGTCGGGGATGCCACCGTCACCCCGCAGGTCGACGAGGAGGCGGTCGCCGAGGTGCTGTCCAGCGCGACCGGCATCCCGGTGTTCCGCCTCACCGAGGAGGAGTCGAGCCGGCTGCTCAACATGGAGGCCGAGATCGGCAAGCGCTACATCGGCCAGACCGATGCGGTGCGGTCGTTGTCCCGGTCGATCCGCCGTACCCGCGCCGGGCTGAAGGACCCGCGACGTCCGTCCGGTTCGTTCATCTTCGCCGGCCCCTCGGGCGTCGGCAAGACGGAGCTGACCAAGGCGCTGACCGAGTTCCTGTTCGGTGACGAGGACGCGCTGATCCAGCTCGACATGTCCGAGTACTCCGAGAAGCACACCGCCTCGCGACTGTTCGGGTCCCCGCCCGGCTACGTCGGCTACGAGGAGGGCGGCCAGCTCACCGAGAAGGTGCGCCGTAAGCCGTTCTCCGTGGTGCTCTTCGACGAGATCGAGAAGGCCCACCCCGACATCTTCAACTCGCTGCTGCAGATCCTCGACGAGGGTCGGCTCACCGACGCGCAGGGCCGGGTCGTGGACTTCAAGAACACGATCATCGTGATGACGACGAACCTCGGCTCGCGGGACATCAACAAGTCGGTCAGCCTCGGGTTCTCCACCGGTGCCAGCGACGAGACATCGTACGAGAAGATGAAGGCCAAGGTCTCCGAGGAGCTCAAGCAGCACTTCCGCCCGGAGTTCCTGAACCGCATCGACGAGGTCATCGTCTTCCACCAGCTCACCCTGGACAACATCAAGTCGATCGTCGACCTGATGGTGGCGCAGGTGGAGGAGCGGCTGCGCGACAAGCACATGGGCATCGAGCTCACGCCCGCCGCGAAGGACCTGGTGGCCCAGCGGGGCTTCGACCCGGTGCTCGGCGCCCGTCCGCTGCGCCGCGCCCTGCAGCGCGACGTGGAGGATCCGATGGCGGAGAAGATCCTGTTCGGCGACCTGAAGCCGGGCGAGGTCGTGCTGGTCGACGTGGCGCCGGAAGGGTCGGAGGACCCGTTCGTGTTCCGCGGCGTGCCGCAGTCCGACGTGCCGGACACCCCGCCGGTGGAGCTGGAGGGTTCCCCGGAGGGCCACCAGCCCGAGGGCGACCAGGCCGCGAACTGA
- a CDS encoding Lsr2 family protein has translation MARRTQIVLEDDVDKSPAEHEVSFTFEGVSYEIDLNAEHYTELQEAVAPWITHARRISGRRAVRRTGAVPAPKESEGPTATEIREWAREQGIEVSARGRVPANVRAAYEEAHS, from the coding sequence ATGGCCCGTCGCACCCAGATCGTCCTCGAGGACGATGTTGACAAGTCTCCCGCGGAGCATGAGGTGTCCTTCACGTTCGAAGGCGTGTCCTACGAGATCGACCTCAATGCCGAGCACTACACCGAGCTGCAGGAAGCGGTAGCCCCGTGGATTACCCACGCCCGCCGCATCAGCGGTCGCCGCGCGGTCCGGCGGACCGGCGCCGTACCCGCCCCGAAGGAATCGGAGGGGCCGACGGCCACCGAGATCCGGGAATGGGCCAGGGAACAAGGAATCGAGGTTTCGGCGCGTGGGCGGGTTCCCGCGAATGTTCGGGCCGCGTACGAGGAAGCACATTCCTGA
- a CDS encoding SAM-dependent methyltransferase has translation MDWRDEWWVASTGPDGFWWHEVPARHFRTSAGERGDPAAAGEMVRIILATIVLATVGKSPGPQSAPIIGLVDLGAGDGALLRAVAAARPDWALLGIDVRPGPADLPPGCDWCRAAWDVRSGYWTGPDGRPGPAPWSDLATRGALLVVAHEWLDELPCRVARRTPDGWELLGPDGPTGRSPAADELAWLAAWAGSARVAEIGLTRDRAWASVADSLPWGGVLVAVDYGHRREDRPTAGGLLGYRNGHRVPPVADGRTNLSAPVAVDALAAAVESRPGVRRREISRQRNLVTRSAPVSRPSPAPQPDPAAPRATLAALVAANRRRLLADPDRWGANWWLVHTVDARLPAAGS, from the coding sequence ATGGATTGGCGGGACGAATGGTGGGTCGCCTCGACCGGGCCCGACGGATTCTGGTGGCACGAGGTGCCGGCCCGGCATTTCCGGACCTCGGCCGGTGAACGGGGCGATCCGGCGGCCGCCGGGGAAATGGTCCGGATCATCCTGGCGACGATCGTCCTGGCGACGGTCGGGAAGTCACCCGGTCCGCAGTCGGCGCCGATCATCGGCCTGGTCGATCTCGGTGCCGGCGACGGTGCCCTGCTGCGGGCGGTGGCGGCGGCGCGTCCGGACTGGGCGCTGCTCGGCATCGACGTACGGCCCGGTCCGGCGGACCTGCCGCCCGGGTGCGACTGGTGCCGCGCCGCCTGGGACGTACGTTCCGGCTACTGGACCGGGCCGGACGGCCGGCCCGGTCCGGCTCCGTGGAGCGACCTGGCGACCCGGGGTGCGTTGCTGGTGGTGGCGCACGAATGGCTCGACGAGCTGCCCTGCCGGGTCGCGCGGCGGACGCCCGACGGCTGGGAGCTGCTCGGGCCGGACGGCCCGACCGGGCGGTCCCCGGCCGCCGATGAGCTGGCCTGGTTGGCCGCCTGGGCGGGCTCCGCCCGGGTGGCGGAGATCGGGCTGACCCGCGACCGGGCCTGGGCCTCCGTCGCCGACAGCCTGCCATGGGGCGGGGTGCTGGTCGCCGTCGACTACGGCCACCGACGCGAGGACCGGCCGACGGCCGGCGGTCTGCTGGGCTATCGCAACGGGCACCGGGTCCCGCCGGTCGCCGACGGCCGGACCAACCTCAGCGCCCCGGTGGCGGTCGACGCGCTGGCGGCGGCCGTCGAGTCACGGCCCGGGGTGCGGCGACGCGAGATCAGCCGGCAGCGGAATCTGGTCACCCGGTCGGCCCCGGTGTCCCGCCCGTCCCCGGCACCCCAGCCGGACCCGGCCGCACCGCGGGCCACCCTCGCCGCGCTGGTCGCCGCCAACCGGCGCCGGCTGCTCGCCGACCCGGACCGCTGGGGGGCGAACTGGTGGCTGGTGCACACTGTCGATGCCCGGCTCCCGGCAGCCGGGTCCTAG
- a CDS encoding NADH-quinone oxidoreductase subunit D, which translates to MSSLRVLVGSAAPGALPGGQVPDGTLLLDLGPDHPSRAGLLELELWTDPAGERIDRADVQVGAMHRGVEKLFEVRDYRQILMLADRHDWQAPFAGELTVALACEELLGMTVPPRAVWLRTLLAEHTRIASHLGFLGYLTHRTDPADRRLAGLREDLREQLRTLTGNRVHPMVTRIGGLAADADEAWLDAELAVVDRARQLATELRALLDADWAHAAGVAPLGAELARAYGVTGPACRAAGEDLDLRRQRPYLGYAELDVPAAPAAGAGDAQARFRLLAAEVGTGAALVAACAERLRTLDGPVAQALPKIIKLPDDEGYLATEAPLGQAGAHLVSRGDRTPWRLHLRTPSFATVSALPAVLPGVRVADLELALASLGYVVGDIDR; encoded by the coding sequence ATGTCGTCACTGCGCGTCCTGGTCGGATCGGCTGCGCCCGGGGCACTGCCGGGCGGACAGGTCCCCGACGGCACCCTGCTGCTCGACCTCGGCCCGGACCATCCCAGCCGGGCCGGGCTGCTGGAGCTGGAGCTGTGGACCGACCCGGCCGGCGAGCGGATCGACCGGGCGGACGTCCAGGTGGGGGCGATGCACCGCGGGGTCGAGAAGCTGTTCGAGGTCCGCGACTACCGCCAGATCCTGATGCTGGCCGACCGGCACGACTGGCAGGCACCGTTCGCCGGGGAGCTCACCGTCGCGCTGGCCTGCGAGGAGCTGCTGGGGATGACGGTGCCGCCACGGGCGGTGTGGCTGCGTACGCTGCTCGCCGAGCACACCCGGATCGCCTCGCACCTGGGTTTCCTCGGCTACCTCACCCACCGCACCGATCCGGCCGATCGGCGGCTGGCCGGGCTGCGCGAGGACCTGCGAGAGCAGCTGCGTACGCTCACCGGCAACCGGGTGCACCCGATGGTCACCCGGATCGGTGGGCTCGCCGCGGACGCCGACGAGGCCTGGCTCGACGCGGAGCTCGCCGTCGTCGATCGGGCCCGGCAGCTGGCCACCGAGCTGCGGGCCCTGCTCGACGCGGACTGGGCACACGCCGCCGGGGTCGCCCCGCTCGGCGCCGAGCTGGCCCGGGCGTACGGAGTGACCGGGCCGGCCTGTCGCGCGGCCGGGGAGGACCTCGATCTGCGGCGCCAACGGCCCTACCTCGGCTACGCCGAGCTCGACGTGCCGGCGGCTCCGGCGGCCGGGGCCGGGGATGCCCAGGCCCGGTTCCGGCTGCTGGCCGCCGAGGTGGGCACCGGCGCCGCCCTGGTGGCGGCCTGCGCCGAGCGGCTGCGTACACTCGACGGTCCGGTCGCCCAGGCCCTGCCGAAGATCATCAAGCTGCCCGACGACGAAGGCTACCTGGCGACCGAGGCCCCACTGGGACAGGCCGGGGCGCACCTGGTCTCCCGCGGGGACAGGACGCCATGGCGGCTCCATCTGCGCACCCCGTCCTTCGCCACCGTGTCGGCGCTGCCGGCGGTGCTGCCCGGGGTCCGGGTGGCCGATCTGGAGCTGGCGCTGGCCTCGCTGGGCTACGTGGTCGGGGACATCGACCGGTGA
- a CDS encoding PAS domain-containing protein, which translates to MVQPTGEERSFTAEEMFFSTTDDRGVIAEANTTFVRLSHYPWDTLIGAPHNIIRHPQMPGAAFRVMWATLQAGRPFAAYVHNLAADGSRYDVFAAITPLRTGGYLSVRSRPCRPDLLRQVDAVYQPVGEREQALRAAGASRVEAATQGAALLEDLLRQQGLGSYQDLQWILVPAEVTALDEAIGGIPARPDARGDLRAMLDEIRLVFDELGAWMADLDALSDSAERMADTVDHLDQAIRDSMETAQQIAAVTDLDAVWVPLMMPLHLWAAMGEEVGGVLTALIQDLHTARAGALDSRMQIALARMFTQMVGRFLVELIDGGPGTDRALPAIRSLCQALVERIDEMETRLAEHSRARAHARQQVEEAAGLLQIPVDLMDAWRAMAAGRTLPESIGTLVPRIEQQVGDSRQAMDRLRELVPRRSATEARRDSTGLRARVAAVAAATGGGDLPVG; encoded by the coding sequence ATGGTGCAGCCGACGGGAGAGGAACGGTCATTCACCGCGGAGGAGATGTTCTTCTCCACCACGGATGACCGCGGCGTGATCGCCGAGGCGAACACGACCTTCGTACGCCTGTCCCACTACCCCTGGGACACGTTGATCGGGGCGCCGCACAACATCATCCGCCACCCGCAGATGCCGGGTGCCGCCTTCCGAGTGATGTGGGCCACCCTGCAGGCCGGCCGGCCGTTCGCGGCCTACGTCCACAACCTCGCGGCCGACGGCAGCCGGTACGACGTGTTCGCCGCCATCACCCCGCTGCGGACCGGTGGCTACCTGTCGGTGCGTTCCCGGCCGTGCCGCCCCGATCTGCTGCGCCAGGTCGATGCCGTCTACCAGCCGGTCGGGGAACGGGAGCAGGCCCTGCGTGCCGCCGGGGCGAGCCGGGTGGAGGCGGCGACCCAGGGCGCCGCGTTGCTGGAGGACCTGCTCCGACAGCAGGGCCTGGGCAGCTACCAGGACCTCCAGTGGATCCTGGTGCCCGCCGAGGTCACCGCCCTGGACGAGGCCATCGGCGGGATCCCTGCCCGGCCGGACGCCCGGGGCGACCTGCGTGCCATGCTCGACGAGATCCGGCTGGTGTTCGACGAACTCGGCGCCTGGATGGCGGACCTGGACGCGCTGTCCGACTCGGCGGAGCGGATGGCCGACACCGTCGACCATCTCGACCAGGCCATCCGGGACTCGATGGAGACCGCCCAGCAGATCGCCGCGGTCACCGACCTCGACGCCGTCTGGGTGCCGCTGATGATGCCGTTGCACCTGTGGGCCGCGATGGGTGAGGAGGTCGGCGGCGTGCTGACCGCGCTGATCCAGGATCTGCACACCGCCCGTGCCGGCGCCCTGGACAGCCGGATGCAGATCGCCCTGGCCCGGATGTTCACCCAGATGGTCGGTCGCTTCCTGGTCGAGCTGATCGACGGCGGTCCCGGCACCGACCGGGCCCTGCCGGCCATTCGCAGCCTGTGCCAGGCGCTGGTGGAGCGGATCGACGAGATGGAGACGCGGCTGGCGGAGCATTCCCGCGCCCGTGCGCACGCCCGCCAGCAGGTGGAGGAGGCCGCCGGACTGCTGCAGATCCCCGTCGACCTGATGGATGCCTGGCGGGCGATGGCCGCCGGTCGGACCCTCCCGGAGTCGATCGGCACCCTGGTGCCGCGGATCGAGCAGCAGGTGGGCGATTCCCGCCAGGCGATGGACCGGTTGCGGGAGCTGGTGCCGCGCCGCAGTGCGACCGAGGCCCGGCGGGACTCGACCGGGCTACGGGCCCGGGTGGCGGCGGTGGCCGCGGCCACCGGCGGCGGTGACCTGCCGGTCGGCTGA